A single Crateriforma conspicua DNA region contains:
- a CDS encoding sugar phosphate isomerase/epimerase family protein, producing MKYGICNETFGDWDLNRALQFAAEAGYQGWEVAPFMLTDDIRSYGDAQRRAYRDAVHAAGMEVIGLHWLLAKTEGFHLTSTDPRIHLETVEYFRDLIRLCADIDGEVMVLGSPQQRNVPEGESMVDATAAATVVLQDISPTLEECGVKIALEPLGPQEGNFLNTAAEARELIELVGSDHVGLHLDVKAMSSEADPIPDIIHDNADVMLHFHANDPNLLGPGMGDVDFRPIFQALMDAKYDRYVSVEVFDYSPGVERIVRESMDNMRAAQN from the coding sequence ATGAAATACGGCATCTGCAATGAAACGTTCGGCGACTGGGACCTGAACCGTGCCCTCCAGTTCGCCGCCGAAGCCGGCTACCAAGGGTGGGAAGTCGCGCCATTCATGCTGACCGATGACATCCGCAGTTACGGTGATGCGCAACGCCGCGCCTATCGCGATGCGGTTCATGCGGCCGGGATGGAAGTGATCGGGCTGCACTGGCTGTTGGCAAAGACCGAAGGCTTTCACCTGACCAGCACCGATCCTCGGATTCACCTGGAAACCGTCGAGTACTTTCGCGATCTGATCCGCCTTTGTGCCGACATCGATGGCGAAGTCATGGTGCTGGGTTCACCGCAACAACGTAACGTCCCCGAAGGCGAGTCGATGGTCGACGCGACGGCCGCCGCCACGGTGGTCCTGCAGGACATCAGCCCGACGCTGGAAGAATGCGGCGTCAAAATCGCCTTGGAACCTTTGGGTCCCCAGGAAGGCAATTTCCTGAACACCGCTGCCGAAGCCCGTGAATTGATCGAATTGGTCGGCAGCGATCACGTGGGATTGCACCTGGACGTCAAAGCAATGAGCAGCGAAGCCGACCCGATCCCCGACATCATCCACGACAACGCTGATGTCATGCTGCACTTCCACGCCAACGACCCCAACCTGCTGGGCCCCGGCATGGGCGACGTCGATTTCCGGCCGATCTTCCAGGCACTGATGGACGCCAAGTACGACCGCTATGTCAGCGTCGAAGTGTTTGACTATTCACCCGGTGTCGAACGCATCGTCCGCGAAAGCATGGACAACATGCGGGCCGCCCAGAACTGA
- the nusA gene encoding transcription termination factor NusA, translated as MNPQDILRYVDSMHREKNIDTDLVFSAIESALQSAAKRQYGEESDITVNLDRSNGRIMATLDGQPLGDDQIGRIGAQTAKQVIIQKVREAERDSLMTEYREQIGEIVSGIIGKADGGVATVNLGNVEAILPRSEQIPGETLHANERVRAIVFEVRAAGNRVRVVLSRTRPQLVQRLFEQEIPELSEGVISINSISREPGYRSKVAVSSVDSQVDPIAVCVGYRGSRIKAVREELAGEHIDVVRFSDDPQVLIPNALQPAEVEQVLLCDLIGRAIVLVQEDQLSLAIGRRGQNVRLASKLCGWDIEIMTGGELEEQIERAVTGFSQIDGVTEEIAQALVEQGYLSYDDLSVIEPDVFAEMSGLPLETIDRIVEVAEARAEEAEEAAAEERAQRREREKAQKAVEAQGGEAPTGEAATSEAPADDAGAEQAVSAEAESVEVEAESPEAPVAEAEAEPAETEAPAEEAEASADAEEAVAESADDSQETDASQAQPTAVGQDGGDVDGSDDPQRNEPS; from the coding sequence ATGAATCCACAAGACATTCTTCGCTACGTCGATTCCATGCATCGCGAGAAGAATATCGATACCGACCTGGTTTTTTCGGCGATCGAATCCGCGCTGCAATCGGCCGCGAAGCGTCAGTACGGCGAAGAGTCGGATATTACGGTCAATTTGGACCGCAGCAACGGTCGCATCATGGCGACCCTGGACGGCCAGCCGTTGGGTGACGACCAGATCGGGCGCATCGGCGCCCAGACCGCCAAGCAGGTGATCATTCAAAAGGTTCGCGAAGCCGAACGCGATTCGTTGATGACCGAGTATCGCGAACAGATCGGCGAGATCGTTAGCGGGATCATCGGAAAAGCCGACGGCGGCGTTGCCACTGTCAATCTGGGCAATGTCGAAGCAATCTTGCCGCGTAGCGAACAGATCCCCGGCGAAACACTGCACGCCAATGAACGCGTGCGTGCGATCGTGTTCGAAGTCCGCGCCGCGGGTAATCGTGTGCGGGTCGTTCTAAGCCGCACGCGGCCTCAGTTGGTCCAGCGTTTGTTCGAACAGGAGATCCCGGAACTGTCCGAAGGCGTGATCAGCATCAATTCGATCAGCCGCGAACCGGGATACCGCAGCAAGGTGGCCGTCAGCAGTGTCGATTCCCAGGTCGACCCCATCGCCGTGTGCGTGGGTTATCGCGGCAGTCGGATCAAAGCGGTTCGCGAGGAACTGGCGGGTGAACACATCGACGTGGTTCGCTTCAGCGATGACCCACAAGTCTTGATTCCCAACGCCCTGCAACCGGCGGAAGTCGAGCAGGTGTTGTTGTGCGACTTGATCGGGCGGGCCATCGTGCTGGTTCAAGAAGACCAGTTGTCATTGGCGATCGGGCGTCGCGGCCAAAACGTTCGCCTGGCCAGCAAGCTGTGCGGCTGGGACATCGAAATCATGACTGGCGGCGAACTGGAAGAACAGATCGAACGCGCCGTGACGGGCTTTAGCCAGATCGATGGCGTTACCGAAGAGATCGCGCAGGCTTTGGTCGAACAGGGCTATCTGTCCTACGACGACCTGTCGGTGATCGAACCGGATGTGTTCGCGGAAATGAGCGGCTTGCCGCTGGAGACGATTGACCGGATCGTCGAAGTCGCCGAAGCGAGAGCCGAGGAAGCCGAGGAGGCGGCGGCCGAAGAACGAGCCCAGCGTCGCGAACGCGAAAAGGCGCAGAAGGCCGTGGAGGCTCAGGGCGGTGAAGCCCCGACCGGTGAGGCAGCAACCAGCGAAGCACCTGCGGATGATGCAGGGGCCGAGCAAGCGGTGTCGGCTGAAGCAGAGTCGGTCGAAGTGGAAGCGGAGTCGCCCGAAGCACCGGTTGCAGAAGCAGAGGCTGAGCCGGCCGAAACAGAGGCTCCGGCTGAGGAAGCCGAAGCGTCGGCGGATGCCGAAGAAGCGGTTGCCGAGTCGGCCGACGATTCACAGGAGACGGACGCATCGCAGGCCCAGCCGACGGCGGTCGGGCAAGACGGCGGTGACGTCGACGGTTCAGACGACCCCCAGCGGAACGAACCGAGCTGA
- the infB gene encoding translation initiation factor IF-2: MPVRIYALAKELNLDSKDLVEIVKKVGLTGKGSALASLTDDEAVKVREHLSGGGASAGKKAPAAKAALADSSPAAPVAAVRDAVVPSGRRPITIRGGRGATERRNDAAATSGDVTTADAPTETGADEVQVSETPTAEKAPVPAMPAEPPATPPPAMPPLESKAAASGADDASAKDRSDQAERPVPKMPKSGPLSRGPLSKDASPSRPIPRMPAKSGKPAGQPSAPATPPKTEKKAAPAAPAAKSGDTSMAERIASRMGSTGNRVVPNRPGQPVAPVRGQMGAGNRVRSLDRPRRGGGEGDANVKGGGDAGKGKKREPKIKINLAQLPDAPAPAEKPAASGPAAQKPDIKLSKDLIAGHKKGMSAPLQKLESEEKERTAAKRGGGGLKGFSGRKKGAEEEEERPGRKKGSLAGMASARAERVRGGGGRRNLGSGDYRGGRRSPGNFRKTTLKRKGTNTAAPRKEKVTLELPCTLRSFCEAAGVPVAQVLRVLMGMQMMVNINSEIDLETAELLATELDLDIQLKETETLEEEVITQLEETEDDPESLVARPPIVTFLGHVDHGKTSLLDYLIGIDVVSGEAGGITQHIRAYQIDKDGQPITFVDTPGHEAFTEMRARGANVTDIAVLVIAADDGIMPQTEEAISHAKAAEVPIVVALNKIDLEGVDPNRVMTQLTEHQLTPSEWGGDVEVVPTSAIKGTGMDTLLDTLLTVSELHEFTANPNRQALGVCLEAEQHGDKGVISKLVVQNGTLKVGDIIVCGPAHGRVRAMTDPLTGKPITEAGPSTPVSLTGLDQPPGAGDRFHVLDDISKAREIASQRAESSSRQSLSGITTKVSFENFQEMLMEGKLGSLEDKVKLNIIVRADVKGSLEAIDKELSKFDHPEVEIRVLQRSVGGITLADVTLASASDAVIIGFNVIPDEQARSMADERGVEIRRYDVIYKLTDDIKAMIEGRLKPEERVVELGRALVKQTFSISRVGTIAGCYVAQGVIERGCRIRVNRDGRTIGDYALDTLRRVKEDVKEVPRGMECGIRLANFNDVKQDDVLEAYKIEEVARTLD; this comes from the coding sequence GTGCCCGTACGCATTTACGCGCTCGCAAAAGAACTGAACCTCGACAGCAAAGACCTTGTTGAAATTGTCAAGAAAGTCGGGCTGACCGGCAAAGGTTCGGCGCTGGCTAGCTTGACGGATGACGAAGCCGTCAAGGTACGCGAACATCTTTCCGGCGGCGGCGCCTCGGCTGGCAAAAAAGCCCCGGCCGCCAAAGCCGCTCTTGCCGATTCGAGCCCCGCGGCACCCGTTGCCGCTGTCCGCGACGCCGTTGTTCCCAGCGGGCGTCGCCCGATCACGATCCGAGGCGGACGTGGGGCAACCGAGCGACGAAACGACGCCGCCGCGACATCTGGCGATGTGACCACCGCCGATGCCCCCACCGAAACCGGGGCCGACGAAGTTCAGGTTTCCGAAACACCGACGGCGGAAAAAGCACCCGTCCCGGCGATGCCGGCCGAACCACCGGCCACGCCGCCGCCCGCGATGCCGCCGCTGGAGTCCAAGGCAGCTGCCTCCGGTGCGGATGATGCCTCGGCCAAGGATCGCTCCGACCAGGCCGAGCGTCCGGTGCCCAAGATGCCCAAGTCCGGTCCGCTGTCACGCGGCCCGCTGTCGAAGGATGCTTCGCCGTCGCGTCCGATTCCTAGAATGCCTGCCAAGTCGGGCAAGCCGGCCGGTCAACCATCGGCGCCTGCGACGCCGCCCAAGACCGAAAAGAAAGCGGCACCTGCTGCGCCGGCTGCCAAGTCCGGTGATACGTCGATGGCCGAACGCATCGCCAGCCGCATGGGGTCCACCGGCAACCGCGTGGTGCCCAATCGTCCGGGCCAACCGGTGGCTCCGGTCCGCGGCCAAATGGGGGCCGGCAACCGCGTGCGATCGCTGGATCGTCCACGACGTGGGGGCGGTGAAGGTGACGCCAATGTCAAAGGCGGCGGCGACGCCGGCAAGGGCAAGAAACGCGAACCCAAAATCAAAATCAATCTGGCCCAGCTGCCTGATGCTCCGGCCCCGGCTGAAAAGCCGGCTGCCAGTGGACCGGCTGCTCAAAAGCCCGATATCAAGCTGAGCAAAGACTTGATCGCCGGCCACAAAAAGGGCATGTCGGCACCGCTGCAAAAACTGGAATCCGAGGAAAAGGAACGCACCGCGGCCAAGCGTGGCGGTGGCGGCTTGAAAGGTTTCAGTGGCCGTAAGAAGGGTGCGGAGGAAGAAGAGGAACGGCCCGGCCGCAAGAAAGGCAGCTTGGCCGGCATGGCCAGCGCCCGCGCCGAACGCGTACGGGGTGGCGGTGGCCGCCGAAATTTGGGCTCCGGAGACTACCGGGGTGGCCGCCGATCGCCCGGCAATTTCCGAAAGACCACGCTGAAACGCAAGGGAACCAACACCGCCGCGCCGCGGAAGGAAAAGGTGACTTTGGAGTTGCCTTGTACCCTGCGTAGCTTCTGTGAAGCCGCCGGAGTTCCCGTTGCCCAAGTGCTGCGTGTCCTGATGGGCATGCAGATGATGGTCAACATCAACAGCGAAATCGATTTGGAAACCGCCGAGCTGTTGGCGACGGAGTTGGACCTGGACATCCAGCTGAAAGAAACCGAGACGCTGGAAGAAGAGGTCATCACCCAGCTGGAGGAAACCGAGGACGATCCGGAATCCTTGGTTGCTCGGCCGCCGATCGTGACGTTCCTGGGGCACGTCGACCACGGGAAAACCAGCCTGCTGGATTACCTGATCGGAATCGACGTGGTCAGCGGCGAAGCCGGCGGGATCACCCAGCACATTCGTGCTTACCAGATCGACAAAGACGGCCAGCCGATCACGTTTGTCGATACGCCGGGCCACGAAGCGTTTACCGAAATGCGGGCCCGCGGTGCGAACGTCACCGACATCGCGGTGCTGGTCATCGCAGCCGATGACGGCATCATGCCGCAAACCGAAGAAGCGATCAGCCACGCCAAAGCCGCCGAAGTGCCGATCGTCGTGGCGTTGAACAAGATCGATTTGGAAGGCGTCGATCCGAACCGTGTGATGACGCAGTTGACCGAACACCAATTGACGCCCAGCGAATGGGGCGGCGATGTGGAAGTGGTGCCCACCAGTGCCATCAAGGGCACCGGAATGGACACCCTGTTGGACACATTGCTGACGGTGTCCGAGTTGCATGAATTCACCGCCAACCCGAACCGCCAAGCGTTGGGCGTTTGTTTGGAAGCCGAACAACACGGCGACAAGGGGGTGATTTCCAAACTGGTCGTTCAGAACGGAACGCTGAAGGTTGGCGACATCATTGTTTGCGGTCCGGCCCACGGCCGTGTCCGTGCGATGACCGATCCGCTGACCGGAAAACCGATCACCGAAGCCGGACCGTCCACCCCGGTCAGTTTGACGGGCTTGGATCAACCGCCCGGTGCCGGTGACCGTTTCCACGTCTTGGATGACATTTCCAAGGCCCGTGAAATCGCCTCGCAACGTGCCGAATCGTCCAGCCGCCAATCCCTGTCGGGCATCACCACCAAGGTGTCGTTCGAGAACTTCCAAGAAATGTTGATGGAAGGCAAACTGGGGTCGCTGGAAGACAAGGTCAAGTTGAACATCATCGTGCGGGCCGACGTGAAAGGTTCGTTGGAAGCGATCGACAAGGAACTGAGCAAGTTCGACCACCCCGAGGTCGAAATCCGCGTGCTGCAACGCAGTGTCGGCGGGATCACCTTGGCCGACGTCACCCTGGCCAGCGCATCCGATGCGGTGATCATCGGTTTCAACGTCATCCCGGACGAACAAGCCCGGTCGATGGCGGACGAACGTGGCGTCGAAATTCGCCGCTACGACGTGATCTATAAGTTGACCGACGACATCAAGGCGATGATCGAAGGCCGCTTGAAGCCGGAAGAACGGGTCGTCGAACTGGGACGTGCATTGGTCAAGCAGACCTTCAGCATCAGCCGCGTTGGAACGATCGCCGGGTGCTATGTCGCCCAAGGCGTCATCGAACGTGGGTGCCGCATTCGCGTCAACCGCGACGGCCGGACCATCGGCGATTACGCCTTGGATACCCTGCGACGGGTGAAAGAGGATGTCAAAGAAGTCCCCCGCGGAATGGAATGCGGGATTCGATTGGCGAACTTCAACGACGTCAAACAGGATGACGTTCTGGAGGCTTACAAGATCGAAGAGGTTGCTCGTACGCTTGATTGA
- the rbfA gene encoding 30S ribosome-binding factor RbfA — MSSRRLLKAAEAIREVVAQAILTELRDPRVKDVTVVGVSVSPDMREAKVAVSVMGDEKQQTLSLRGLQNSAGFLQSKIAQRIDTRYTPRLQFSLDKGQHNAMVVGELLAKIRREQQDDSDDDGADDVDTLPSDDQPTS, encoded by the coding sequence TTGTCCAGCCGACGCCTATTGAAAGCCGCCGAAGCGATCCGCGAAGTCGTCGCCCAGGCCATCTTGACCGAACTCCGTGACCCCCGCGTCAAAGACGTGACGGTGGTGGGTGTTTCGGTCAGTCCCGACATGCGCGAAGCCAAGGTGGCCGTCAGCGTGATGGGCGATGAAAAGCAACAGACCTTGTCACTGCGTGGTTTGCAGAACTCCGCCGGATTCCTGCAAAGCAAAATCGCCCAACGGATCGACACGCGTTACACCCCGCGGCTGCAATTCAGCCTGGACAAAGGCCAACACAACGCCATGGTCGTGGGCGAATTGCTGGCCAAGATCCGCCGCGAACAACAAGACGATTCTGACGACGACGGGGCCGACGATGTCGACACGTTGCCGTCCGATGACCAACCCACATCCTGA
- a CDS encoding YebC/PmpR family DNA-binding transcriptional regulator: MAGHSKWANIQHRKGRVDAARGKMWSKLSKAIIMAAKSGGGDPMANFRLRKAIDDAKAVSMPKDNIERAIKRGTGELDGGDMEEILYEGYGPGGVAVMCEAMTDNRNRTAPEMKQLFSKFGGNLGNSGCVSYLFDRKGVVVFEDGVDEEQVTMIAMEHGGEDIDHNDDGKLQVTSPPDAFDGLVEAFTDAELAIDYSEVSQVPQTTVDLESDMARKVLSLLQALDDHDDVQNVSTNLNITDEALQEEDA, from the coding sequence ATGGCAGGCCACTCGAAATGGGCCAACATTCAACACCGCAAAGGACGCGTCGACGCGGCTCGCGGCAAGATGTGGAGCAAGCTGAGCAAAGCCATCATCATGGCCGCCAAATCCGGTGGCGGTGATCCGATGGCCAACTTTCGGCTCCGCAAGGCGATCGACGACGCAAAAGCCGTCAGTATGCCCAAGGACAATATTGAACGTGCCATCAAACGTGGCACGGGCGAATTGGACGGCGGGGACATGGAAGAAATCCTGTATGAAGGCTACGGCCCCGGCGGCGTCGCGGTGATGTGCGAAGCGATGACGGACAACCGGAATCGCACCGCCCCGGAAATGAAGCAATTGTTTTCCAAGTTCGGCGGCAATCTGGGAAACAGCGGCTGTGTGTCGTATCTGTTCGACCGCAAGGGCGTCGTGGTTTTTGAAGACGGCGTGGACGAAGAGCAGGTGACGATGATCGCCATGGAACACGGCGGCGAAGACATCGACCACAACGACGATGGCAAGCTGCAAGTGACCAGTCCGCCCGACGCTTTTGACGGTCTGGTCGAAGCTTTCACCGATGCCGAATTGGCGATCGACTACAGCGAAGTTTCACAGGTTCCCCAGACGACCGTCGACTTGGAATCGGACATGGCGCGAAAGGTGTTGTCGTTGCTGCAGGCGTTGGATGACCACGACGACGTCCAGAATGTCAGCACGAACCTGAACATCACCGACGAAGCGTTGCAGGAAGAAGACGCCTGA
- a CDS encoding TolC family protein, which produces MRKRRGRSLRRGRRWLAVAFGAFQMVGATPMAAQPPRPIRLPASDAGTSTAHSRVRPGQKSFDLASVRIQVTDDFALPPESSDGADAVHPPSLGSAQAEPTPVTPGAKDATFVPLETPDTVLPPTPEVPGDVFSLATPITDNHGWLDPYRGRVLEIETDVTKTPDSQSIPSSDEVHLWWQDALKQPLGMSPRAIPVDVSWLTRTALQSSPLVQSLLTQPKIDQTAVVIADAEFDAAVYLEGKFVDTDEPVGDTLTTGRAFGRYRDETFSADVGMNRQLRGGGTLEAVQRGGFQQNNSDFLVPNPQGTTRLELNYSQPLLKNHGRAVNEISIVLASIDVRLTRGEVRQALEKHLVSVTRAYWDLYQARCEWMQRSRLLRRTEKLHSIVVARQHVDTITRQRLRSEAALAERRTGLSRAEASIGDAQAKLRMLTGSEILQHDVHVELTPQEVPPAVLIPIATRDAAVMALDNRPDLDVAMQRIRSASAKIGVAKNQVLPRLDLLLTGYVAGLDSRRDTWGAFLNQFSDGAPTYAAGLRWELPVGNRAARARLTRNRWEYCRALEEFRQATESVLADVDIATRETKTSYQEMSARYQSILAARREVDYLQQRYERLVEPQQSAIVLIEDLLDAQQRLFNAEKDFVDAQVAYAMSWVELRRSMGVLLRAASSQTDDVDASQQVDAPEMMFGDVVEPAQ; this is translated from the coding sequence ATGCGCAAACGCCGCGGCCGATCGCTGCGACGCGGTCGTCGATGGTTGGCGGTCGCGTTCGGTGCATTCCAGATGGTCGGTGCCACGCCGATGGCGGCCCAACCGCCCCGTCCGATTCGCTTGCCCGCGTCGGACGCTGGCACGTCGACGGCCCACAGTCGCGTCCGCCCAGGTCAGAAATCGTTTGATCTGGCGTCGGTTCGAATCCAGGTGACCGACGATTTTGCGTTGCCACCCGAATCGTCCGACGGGGCAGATGCCGTCCATCCCCCATCGCTGGGATCGGCCCAAGCGGAACCGACGCCGGTCACACCAGGGGCCAAGGACGCCACCTTTGTTCCCTTGGAAACGCCTGACACGGTGTTGCCACCGACACCCGAGGTGCCCGGCGATGTGTTTTCGCTGGCGACGCCGATCACCGATAACCACGGTTGGCTGGATCCGTATCGCGGCAGGGTGCTGGAGATTGAAACGGATGTCACCAAGACACCGGACAGCCAAAGCATCCCGTCGTCGGACGAAGTTCACCTTTGGTGGCAAGACGCCCTGAAGCAACCGTTGGGCATGTCGCCACGTGCGATCCCGGTCGACGTTTCTTGGTTGACCCGGACGGCACTGCAATCATCGCCGCTGGTTCAATCTTTGCTGACCCAGCCAAAGATTGACCAGACGGCGGTGGTGATCGCCGACGCGGAATTCGATGCCGCGGTTTATCTGGAAGGCAAATTTGTCGACACCGATGAACCGGTCGGCGATACGTTGACGACCGGCCGCGCGTTCGGTCGCTACCGTGACGAAACGTTTTCGGCGGACGTGGGCATGAACCGCCAGTTGCGTGGCGGGGGAACGTTGGAAGCGGTACAGCGCGGTGGATTTCAACAGAACAACAGCGACTTTCTGGTCCCCAACCCACAGGGCACCACACGGTTGGAACTGAACTATTCCCAGCCGTTGCTGAAGAACCACGGACGTGCGGTCAACGAAATCAGTATCGTTCTGGCCAGCATCGACGTTCGATTGACGCGTGGCGAAGTCCGACAAGCGTTGGAAAAGCATTTGGTATCGGTCACGCGAGCGTATTGGGATCTGTACCAGGCCCGTTGCGAATGGATGCAGCGGAGCCGCTTGCTGCGACGCACCGAAAAGCTGCATTCCATTGTCGTGGCGCGTCAGCATGTCGACACGATCACGCGGCAGCGTTTGCGATCCGAGGCGGCTTTGGCCGAACGCCGGACGGGACTGAGTCGTGCGGAGGCTTCGATCGGCGACGCTCAGGCCAAATTGCGGATGTTGACGGGCAGCGAGATTTTGCAGCACGACGTGCATGTCGAATTGACGCCCCAGGAAGTCCCACCGGCGGTGCTGATCCCCATCGCCACGCGTGATGCGGCGGTCATGGCGCTGGACAATCGTCCTGATTTGGACGTCGCAATGCAGCGGATTCGATCGGCATCGGCCAAGATCGGCGTCGCCAAGAATCAGGTTCTGCCGCGGTTGGATTTGTTGCTGACGGGATACGTCGCGGGTCTTGATTCACGCCGCGACACTTGGGGGGCTTTTCTGAACCAATTTTCCGACGGTGCTCCCACTTACGCGGCCGGATTGCGATGGGAATTGCCGGTCGGCAATCGCGCGGCGCGGGCACGATTGACCCGAAATCGCTGGGAATACTGTCGGGCGTTAGAAGAATTCCGACAAGCGACCGAATCGGTGTTGGCGGATGTTGACATCGCCACACGCGAAACGAAAACCAGCTATCAAGAGATGTCGGCTCGTTATCAGTCGATTTTGGCCGCGCGTCGCGAAGTCGATTACTTGCAACAACGCTATGAACGCTTGGTCGAACCGCAGCAATCCGCGATCGTACTGATCGAAGACTTGCTGGACGCCCAACAGCGTCTGTTCAACGCGGAAAAAGACTTTGTCGACGCGCAGGTCGCCTATGCAATGTCGTGGGTCGAATTACGTCGATCCATGGGCGTCCTGTTGCGGGCCGCGTCAAGCCAAACGGATGACGTGGACGCGTCGCAACAGGTCGATGCACCGGAGATGATGTTTGGCGATGTGGTGGAGCCGGCACAATGA
- a CDS encoding preprotein translocase subunit SecA yields MIPRFTMGLARKRDRLTIGDRYRVGIREMVRRCCDELTPLCEHAHDRYIERSPQQVRDHFTMLRGQIVDGMFAIDDASAWADLAGCITAALQHTLDKRLYPTQILAGWQIAAGRIAQMQTGEGKTLACFLPACLMAATGRGVHVVCPNDYLAQRDAQLLAPAFESLGLSCGVVLDDPNPAAKTDLYHGDVVYAPGAVLGFDFLRDRLAETQWMRLGRSHRLAQTAMGQGRPPAMMRPLHAVIVDEADHVLIDDAVSPLILSQRRQVGRQLDDLLMSARQAAMRMQSDIDYVVRQDHRQVEFTADGFHRIYDDQWPVDDARLKRPWHDYVRAALLAQHVFQRDRDYVIQDQTVQIVDRSTGRIFADRSWSGGIHQAVETKEGVPVTAETESASQTTRQAFFRRYRWIGGMTGTSDGCQREFASVYRCCVQVIPLRLASRRCVLADAIFADQDAKVQWIVDEAVHASRIGRAVLIGTLSIEQSLAISQLFDRCGIRHQVLSGIQDRGEAEIIADAGQSGAVTVATSLAGRGTDIALDATTRQRGGLHVIVCEHHRLARVDRQLIGRCARGGDPGTARFCLAADDGIAQGRNDWFGGLIRGHVRSVGNGVAGSHDHASLVRPVDVPPGQLRQHVLDIQQNQQRNETAARLAMMRQYQVDQAWQTPRPAWQPDSELSFQG; encoded by the coding sequence ATGATTCCACGATTCACCATGGGCTTGGCACGCAAACGTGATCGGCTGACGATCGGGGACCGCTATCGTGTCGGTATTCGCGAGATGGTTCGTCGTTGTTGCGATGAACTGACACCGCTGTGTGAACATGCCCACGATCGCTACATCGAACGGTCGCCACAGCAGGTGCGCGATCACTTCACCATGCTGCGTGGCCAAATCGTTGATGGCATGTTCGCGATCGACGATGCTTCGGCGTGGGCTGATTTGGCCGGATGCATCACTGCAGCGCTACAGCACACGCTGGACAAGCGTTTGTATCCGACCCAGATTCTGGCGGGATGGCAGATCGCGGCCGGCCGGATCGCTCAAATGCAAACCGGTGAAGGCAAGACGTTGGCGTGTTTCCTGCCGGCTTGCCTGATGGCGGCAACCGGACGCGGTGTGCATGTGGTCTGTCCCAATGATTATCTGGCACAACGTGACGCTCAGTTGCTCGCGCCGGCTTTCGAATCGCTTGGTTTGTCGTGTGGTGTCGTTCTGGATGACCCAAATCCGGCGGCAAAGACGGATCTGTACCACGGCGACGTGGTGTATGCGCCGGGCGCAGTGCTGGGGTTCGATTTTCTGCGCGATCGCTTGGCCGAAACACAGTGGATGCGGTTGGGGCGATCGCATCGTCTGGCCCAAACGGCGATGGGGCAAGGACGACCGCCTGCGATGATGCGTCCGTTGCACGCGGTCATCGTGGACGAAGCGGATCACGTATTGATCGACGATGCTGTGTCGCCACTGATTTTGTCACAGCGTCGTCAAGTCGGCCGGCAATTGGATGACCTGCTGATGTCGGCTCGCCAGGCCGCAATGCGGATGCAATCCGACATCGACTATGTGGTTCGTCAGGATCATCGCCAAGTCGAATTCACCGCAGACGGGTTTCATCGCATCTACGACGATCAATGGCCGGTGGATGATGCAAGGTTGAAGCGTCCTTGGCATGACTACGTACGCGCGGCGTTGTTGGCGCAGCATGTGTTTCAACGCGATCGTGATTACGTGATTCAAGATCAAACGGTCCAGATCGTTGATCGATCCACCGGGCGAATCTTTGCCGACCGCAGTTGGTCCGGCGGCATCCACCAGGCCGTTGAAACGAAGGAAGGCGTTCCGGTGACGGCCGAAACGGAATCGGCCAGTCAAACGACGCGACAAGCCTTTTTTCGCCGCTATCGCTGGATCGGTGGAATGACAGGGACATCGGATGGTTGCCAGCGGGAATTTGCGTCGGTGTATCGCTGCTGCGTCCAGGTGATTCCGTTGCGTTTGGCCAGTCGTCGGTGTGTATTGGCCGACGCGATCTTTGCCGACCAGGATGCCAAGGTTCAGTGGATCGTCGATGAAGCGGTGCATGCATCGCGGATCGGTCGTGCGGTGTTGATCGGCACGCTAAGCATCGAACAGTCGCTGGCGATTTCCCAGCTTTTTGATCGCTGTGGCATCCGGCATCAGGTGTTAAGCGGGATCCAAGACCGCGGCGAGGCGGAGATCATCGCCGACGCCGGGCAAAGTGGCGCGGTGACCGTGGCCACCAGCTTGGCCGGACGCGGGACGGACATCGCATTGGATGCGACGACTCGGCAACGTGGCGGTTTGCACGTCATCGTGTGCGAACACCATCGTCTGGCTCGGGTGGATCGTCAGTTGATCGGACGTTGTGCGCGGGGTGGCGATCCTGGGACGGCGCGGTTTTGTCTGGCCGCCGACGACGGAATTGCCCAAGGCCGCAACGACTGGTTCGGAGGCCTGATTCGCGGGCACGTCCGGTCGGTCGGAAACGGCGTGGCCGGATCGCATGACCATGCGTCGCTGGTTCGTCCCGTCGATGTTCCGCCGGGGCAATTGCGTCAACACGTTTTGGACATTCAACAAAACCAACAACGCAACGAAACCGCCGCGCGGCTGGCAATGATGCGGCAATATCAGGTCGATCAGGCTTGGCAGACGCCACGGCCGGCCTGGCAACCCGATTCCGAGCTTTCCTTTCAAGGATGA